One segment of Nostoc piscinale CENA21 DNA contains the following:
- the xseA gene encoding exodeoxyribonuclease VII large subunit — translation MTFDFTDSVTFNTALSVAGLTDYIRLLLEQDEQLRQVWITGEVSSANHHRSGLFFTLQDPDGTAAIKCVAWNSQVAKLVQIPAVGEQIIILGSIRLYPQRGEYQLTVWQALPAGVGLQALRYQQLRNRLLAEGLFDPEKKRPLPPHPQTIAVVTSPTAAAWGDIQKTLKHRYPGLQVLFSPATVQGEQAPESIVRAIARVEKDGRAEVLILSRGGGAVEELACFNDERVVRAVAECSIPVITGIGHQRDESLVDLAADVCVHTPTAAAELVVPSLSELYVQHQQRIDALYDAVYEVRTSAVNQLQILRNRLQRVGLDRQVKQEMQKLGWKRQQLLQVTSQRSQQATQHLELLRQKLATLDPKAVLQRGYAVVRQENGAIARHATELTVGQELLVQLGQGEVKVKVMEVTTKTLKD, via the coding sequence ATGACTTTTGATTTTACTGACTCTGTAACTTTCAATACAGCACTTTCGGTAGCTGGGTTAACTGATTATATCCGGTTGCTGTTAGAGCAAGATGAGCAACTACGACAAGTTTGGATCACAGGGGAGGTTTCCAGCGCCAATCATCATCGCAGTGGTTTATTTTTTACACTCCAAGACCCGGATGGGACAGCAGCGATTAAGTGCGTGGCGTGGAATAGTCAAGTAGCGAAACTCGTGCAGATTCCTGCGGTTGGGGAACAGATAATTATTTTGGGGAGTATACGCCTGTATCCCCAAAGAGGAGAGTATCAATTAACGGTTTGGCAAGCTTTACCTGCGGGTGTGGGTTTACAAGCATTACGCTATCAACAATTACGGAATCGCTTGTTAGCGGAAGGGTTATTTGACCCCGAAAAAAAGCGGCCGCTACCACCCCATCCCCAAACGATCGCAGTTGTGACTTCACCCACGGCTGCGGCTTGGGGTGATATTCAAAAAACCCTCAAACATCGATATCCTGGGTTACAAGTATTATTTTCCCCAGCCACAGTACAGGGCGAACAAGCCCCAGAATCGATAGTGAGGGCGATCGCTAGAGTTGAGAAAGATGGTCGGGCTGAGGTGCTAATTTTATCACGGGGTGGTGGGGCAGTTGAAGAATTAGCTTGCTTTAATGATGAGCGAGTCGTTAGGGCTGTGGCAGAATGTTCTATCCCAGTAATTACGGGGATTGGTCATCAACGAGATGAATCTTTAGTTGATTTAGCAGCTGATGTCTGCGTACATACACCGACCGCTGCCGCCGAATTAGTTGTGCCGTCACTATCAGAATTGTATGTTCAACATCAGCAGCGAATTGATGCTTTGTATGATGCCGTGTATGAAGTGAGGACATCAGCAGTCAATCAACTGCAAATATTACGTAATCGCTTGCAGCGTGTAGGGTTAGATAGACAAGTCAAACAAGAAATGCAAAAGTTAGGCTGGAAACGTCAGCAACTTTTGCAAGTTACTAGCCAGCGATCGCAACAAGCCACACAACATTTAGAATTGTTGCGTCAAAAGTTAGCTACCCTCGACCCGAAGGCGGTGTTACAGCGAGGTTATGCAGTGGTACGCCAAGAAAA
- the recA gene encoding recombinase RecA, translating to MAINTDNSGKQKALNMVLNQIERSFGKGAIMRLGDATRMRVETISTGALTLDLALGGGLPKGRVIEIYGPESSGKTTVALHALAEVQRQGGIAAFVDAEHALDPTYAAALGVDIENLLVSQPDTGEAALEIVDQLVRSSAVDIVVIDSVAALVPRAEIEGDMGDAHVGLQARLMSQALRKITGNIGKSGCTVIFINQLRQKIGVTYGSPETTTGGNALKFYASVRLDIRRIQTLKKGTDEFGNRVKVKVAKNKVAPPFRVAEFDIIFGKGVSILGCLVDIAEETGVLTRKGAWYSYNGDNISQGRDNAIKYLEEKPEFAEQIKQQVRQKLDMGAVVSANSVSKVNEDEEEDYEEEE from the coding sequence ATGGCTATCAACACTGACAATTCCGGTAAGCAAAAAGCCCTGAATATGGTACTCAACCAGATTGAGCGCAGCTTCGGTAAAGGTGCTATTATGCGCCTGGGCGATGCAACCCGGATGCGGGTGGAGACAATTTCCACAGGCGCACTCACCTTAGATTTAGCCCTAGGTGGTGGTTTACCCAAAGGGCGGGTAATTGAGATTTATGGCCCAGAAAGTTCTGGTAAAACCACAGTTGCCCTACATGCCCTCGCCGAAGTGCAGAGACAAGGCGGAATTGCGGCTTTTGTGGATGCAGAACACGCCCTAGACCCTACTTATGCGGCGGCTTTAGGTGTAGATATCGAAAATTTACTGGTTTCCCAACCTGATACTGGGGAAGCAGCTTTAGAAATTGTTGATCAATTGGTGCGCTCATCTGCCGTTGACATTGTAGTTATTGACTCAGTAGCTGCATTAGTCCCTCGCGCTGAAATCGAAGGCGATATGGGAGATGCACACGTTGGTTTACAAGCACGTTTGATGAGCCAAGCTCTCCGTAAAATCACGGGTAATATTGGTAAATCTGGTTGTACAGTAATTTTCATCAACCAATTACGGCAAAAAATTGGTGTCACTTACGGTAGCCCAGAAACTACAACTGGTGGTAATGCGTTGAAGTTTTATGCTTCTGTGCGTTTAGATATTCGCCGCATTCAAACCTTGAAAAAAGGAACTGATGAATTTGGGAACCGCGTTAAAGTAAAAGTTGCTAAAAATAAAGTCGCACCACCTTTTAGAGTGGCAGAATTTGACATTATTTTTGGTAAGGGAGTGTCAATTTTAGGTTGTTTGGTTGATATAGCTGAAGAAACAGGTGTTTTAACTCGCAAGGGCGCTTGGTATAGCTACAACGGCGACAACATTTCTCAAGGTCGAGATAACGCGATTAAATATTTAGAAGAAAAACCAGAATTTGCTGAACAAATTAAACAACAAGTGCGCCAAAAACTTGATATGGGTGCGGTTGTTTCAGCTAATTCTGTATCTAAAGTCAATGAAGACGAGGAAGAAGACTACGAAGAGGAAGAATAG
- a CDS encoding FHA domain-containing protein has product MTDISKSNLFTLQTSAKIAEFQSKEIERRLSLYQVFVKLYEHHSGLLDEILQMEGRSLPGVTGLNVSYVQGVVDDEQVYLVTNLAENQTQTLLQPQRIWTIGRDRHCGICINDKYLSRRHAAIQYDEDEFYLVDFKSTNGCFVNGERVYETIKLKEGDRIRIGSLSFYFFYNQTSRVLPTVAIELLMQLSSRKNCNLDDTLSHVAPGKYLHEITDTDKAIPFTKNFGLDYQNSNDGFSTEQKSEILDRFFSRVTPS; this is encoded by the coding sequence ATGACCGACATCAGTAAATCAAATCTATTCACACTACAAACTTCAGCTAAAATTGCTGAGTTCCAGAGTAAAGAAATAGAAAGAAGACTAAGTTTATATCAAGTATTTGTCAAGTTATACGAACACCATAGTGGACTTCTAGATGAAATTCTTCAGATGGAAGGCCGATCATTGCCTGGTGTAACAGGGTTAAATGTAAGTTATGTGCAGGGTGTAGTAGATGATGAGCAGGTTTACTTGGTAACTAATTTGGCTGAAAATCAAACCCAAACTTTACTACAACCGCAGCGAATTTGGACAATTGGACGCGATCGCCACTGTGGTATCTGTATTAATGATAAATACTTATCACGTCGCCATGCTGCCATCCAATATGATGAAGACGAATTTTACTTAGTCGATTTTAAAAGTACAAATGGTTGCTTTGTAAATGGCGAACGAGTCTATGAAACAATTAAACTCAAAGAAGGCGATCGCATTCGGATCGGTAGTCTGAGTTTTTATTTTTTCTATAATCAGACTTCTCGCGTTTTACCGACAGTAGCTATTGAGTTACTGATGCAGCTTTCATCTCGCAAAAACTGCAACTTAGATGATACTTTAAGTCACGTTGCACCAGGAAAATACTTACATGAAATTACTGATACTGATAAGGCTATTCCATTTACCAAAAACTTTGGACTAGACTATCAAAATAGCAATGATGGTTTTAGTACAGAACAAAAATCAGAAATTTTAGATAGATTTTTCAGCAGAGTTACGCCTTCTTAG
- a CDS encoding endonuclease domain-containing protein, producing the protein MEIDPVTGGIMKEKYLSEKEELECNITIASIIKCNSQLEYLLWHLKYNVLKNDTKKSIKHGSFTQICTQLYKENKISLAPTTCYEIAWAYEEKRIIKDVIKIDITGIKISVNARLELRKETDIKRKEKIFRIALSNAARKNNITHQDIKNARFQLEQQSLNTGEMVLIQSKKKTQNGSSKSPQNHEDVGVISCADEVVNNQGVPFYPNKPIYTWQGMRFRSKAEVQIAKALDRVNVLFLPNCLARLTDPRKTGNRGNMEADFFVLYEGKWGILEVDGPSHKPESRVNEQERDRLFQHNGIGIIQRFTHSKCEQHPDDVVEEFLQIIKKIG; encoded by the coding sequence ATGGAAATTGATCCTGTAACTGGAGGAATTATGAAAGAAAAGTATTTGTCAGAAAAAGAAGAGTTGGAATGCAATATAACAATTGCTTCTATAATCAAATGCAATAGTCAACTAGAGTATTTACTCTGGCATTTAAAATACAATGTTTTAAAAAATGATACGAAAAAATCGATTAAACATGGTTCTTTTACTCAAATTTGTACTCAATTATATAAAGAAAATAAGATTAGTTTAGCTCCTACTACATGCTATGAAATTGCCTGGGCTTACGAGGAGAAAAGAATTATCAAGGACGTAATAAAAATAGATATTACTGGTATTAAAATCTCGGTCAATGCACGATTGGAGTTAAGAAAGGAGACGGATATCAAAAGAAAAGAAAAAATCTTTAGAATTGCCTTGTCTAATGCGGCTCGAAAAAACAATATTACCCACCAAGATATTAAAAATGCCCGGTTTCAACTTGAGCAACAGTCTCTTAATACAGGCGAAATGGTATTAATACAAAGTAAGAAAAAAACTCAAAATGGCAGTTCAAAATCTCCTCAAAATCATGAAGATGTTGGTGTAATTTCTTGTGCTGATGAGGTTGTTAACAATCAAGGCGTTCCATTCTATCCCAATAAACCAATTTATACTTGGCAGGGAATGCGGTTTCGCTCAAAAGCCGAAGTTCAAATAGCAAAAGCTCTTGACCGTGTTAATGTCTTGTTTCTTCCCAACTGTTTAGCCCGTCTTACCGATCCTAGAAAAACTGGTAACAGAGGGAATATGGAAGCAGATTTTTTTGTTTTATATGAAGGAAAGTGGGGCATTCTTGAAGTGGATGGCCCTTCTCACAAACCAGAAAGCCGAGTGAATGAGCAGGAGCGAGACCGCCTTTTCCAGCATAATGGAATAGGGATAATTCAACGTTTTACTCACTCGAAATGCGAGCAACATCCAGATGATGTTGTTGAGGAATTTTTGCAAATAATTAAGAAGATAGGTTAA
- a CDS encoding helix-turn-helix domain-containing protein, which produces MFAKCGDLSVDALSALTDDSVVIQLNDSQNIKTRFAKAVRRRRRELDLTQEQLAEISNLDRTYISLIERAERSPTLENVEKLAHGLGLKIWEFFARYVEES; this is translated from the coding sequence TTGTTTGCAAAATGCGGCGACTTGTCCGTAGACGCTTTGTCAGCACTGACTGATGATAGTGTCGTGATCCAATTAAACGATAGCCAAAACATTAAAACTCGGTTTGCTAAAGCTGTGCGACGACGACGGCGAGAACTAGATTTAACCCAAGAACAGTTAGCTGAAATCAGTAATCTTGATCGCACATATATATCGCTTATAGAACGAGCCGAACGTAGCCCAACACTCGAAAATGTCGAGAAGCTGGCTCACGGACTGGGATTAAAGATTTGGGAGTTCTTTGCACGCTATGTAGAGGAGTCATAG
- a CDS encoding Arm DNA-binding domain-containing protein: MKKRTSRRNQSDSSTVGKARIESNGGHLRIVLPKHLYSGERKYLSLGLADTKSNWTRAEAKLLEIQRDIDYNEFDTTLNKYLPGSKNQVNTAETQDKEQVEQLILKQMLADFEIRYFWTRKKTKQSQRTFNHHQEVVTRAFNFKKDFNFCLTKKYIDQAIELTDAGTHLRKDTVSSLRVFFKCFKFDYEFESGIAKGYQPQERNLPTDAEIIEGWQKIQIEKSSCSHKGNGESWGWSMAVIATYGLRPHEVLAIDYEKSFQADTDYRLYINEDIIGGTKTGSRVVYPLPFQWVELFDIANPKTQYLDKYKDPFLANLDKFSDRFAERMRFKNVGFRPYDLRHRYAIRGRELGYKVDDLAKWMGHSLKEHTETYQRYWSDNSHTIIYEKMLSRQQELETISDQSLSYSELETLLTKANQRIAELQAELLNYES, from the coding sequence TTGAAAAAACGTACTTCTAGGCGAAATCAATCTGATTCATCAACTGTAGGTAAAGCTCGGATTGAATCAAACGGTGGACATCTGCGTATTGTCCTACCTAAACATCTGTATTCAGGTGAGCGCAAGTATCTGAGCTTGGGATTAGCTGATACTAAAAGCAATTGGACTAGAGCCGAAGCAAAACTATTAGAAATTCAACGGGATATTGATTACAACGAATTTGACACTACCCTCAACAAATATCTACCTGGTTCAAAAAATCAAGTAAATACTGCCGAGACTCAGGATAAGGAACAGGTTGAACAACTTATTCTCAAACAAATGTTGGCAGATTTTGAAATTAGATATTTTTGGACACGTAAAAAAACTAAACAATCTCAACGTACGTTTAATCATCACCAAGAAGTAGTCACTAGAGCTTTCAACTTTAAAAAGGATTTCAACTTTTGCTTAACTAAGAAATATATTGACCAAGCAATAGAGTTAACTGATGCTGGCACTCATTTAAGAAAAGATACAGTATCTTCTTTAAGAGTATTCTTCAAGTGTTTCAAGTTTGATTATGAATTTGAATCGGGTATAGCTAAGGGCTACCAACCACAAGAGAGGAACTTACCAACAGATGCAGAAATTATAGAAGGATGGCAGAAAATCCAAATTGAAAAGTCTTCTTGCAGTCATAAAGGTAATGGAGAGTCTTGGGGTTGGAGCATGGCAGTGATTGCTACTTACGGTTTAAGACCTCATGAAGTATTAGCAATAGATTATGAGAAGTCTTTTCAAGCAGATACTGATTACCGTTTATATATTAATGAAGATATTATAGGGGGAACCAAGACTGGTTCCAGGGTTGTATACCCACTCCCATTTCAATGGGTAGAGCTTTTTGATATTGCTAATCCCAAAACTCAATATTTGGATAAATACAAAGATCCTTTTCTAGCAAATTTAGATAAATTTTCAGATCGGTTTGCTGAAAGAATGCGATTTAAAAATGTAGGCTTTAGACCGTATGATTTGCGCCATAGGTATGCAATTAGAGGAAGAGAATTGGGGTATAAAGTCGATGATTTAGCCAAATGGATGGGGCATAGTCTTAAAGAACATACAGAAACTTACCAAAGATACTGGTCTGATAATTCACATACCATAATTTATGAAAAAATGCTAAGTCGTCAGCAGGAATTAGAAACAATCTCGGATCAAAGTCTCTCTTATAGCGAACTAGAAACCTTATTAACAAAAGCGAATCAGCGCATTGCGGAACTACAAGCTGAATTACTCAATTATGAAAGTTAG
- a CDS encoding Arm DNA-binding domain-containing protein encodes MKKSKSVNHTSRASKGTANIQVNGKYLRIQMPRHLYAGKQKYLTLGLIDTTENWTIAEAKLQEIQRDIDYDNFDVTLDKYQLPAKSSTSIKDDEPDKKLTFKEMLEVFEKKYFLKRKKGRKSQDSFSQYRQFIIRAFQFKDNFDFYLSKEDIDKAIYSTEAGSSTRNRTVVSLKVFLACFKFEYEFESGLTAGYKPEKRVLPNDGEIIDAWHKIQLEGESCHKRHKGNAESWGWIFAVIATYGLRPHEVLAIDYEKSFQPPHFPIYINEKITGGTKTGSRLVYPLPYKWVEHFDIVKPKTKYIDESRELFQTKIRTFADRFGERLKTKGINFRAYDLRHRYAIRGRELGLDSHELAKWMGHTLDEHTQTYQKYWTDNSHSIIYKAGLRRIEELERTKNGGLSISELEMELKKAEILIAQLEAELCLRKKLAEK; translated from the coding sequence ATGAAAAAATCCAAATCAGTCAATCATACTTCTCGTGCATCTAAAGGCACAGCTAACATTCAAGTAAATGGCAAATATCTACGTATACAAATGCCTAGACATCTTTATGCTGGTAAACAAAAATACTTAACCTTGGGATTGATTGATACAACAGAAAACTGGACTATAGCAGAAGCTAAACTACAGGAAATTCAAAGAGATATTGATTATGATAATTTTGATGTGACTTTAGATAAGTATCAATTACCTGCTAAAAGTTCAACTAGTATTAAGGATGATGAGCCAGACAAAAAACTAACTTTTAAGGAAATGTTAGAGGTTTTTGAGAAAAAATATTTTCTCAAACGTAAAAAAGGACGAAAATCTCAAGATAGTTTTTCTCAATATCGACAATTTATTATTCGTGCCTTCCAATTCAAAGATAATTTTGACTTTTACTTATCCAAAGAAGATATTGATAAAGCAATTTATTCAACTGAAGCTGGTTCTTCTACTAGAAATAGAACAGTAGTTTCTCTTAAGGTTTTTTTAGCTTGTTTCAAATTTGAATATGAATTTGAATCAGGTCTAACTGCTGGTTATAAACCAGAAAAAAGAGTTTTACCAAATGATGGCGAAATTATCGATGCTTGGCACAAAATTCAATTAGAGGGCGAATCTTGTCATAAGAGACATAAAGGTAATGCAGAATCGTGGGGTTGGATATTTGCAGTAATTGCTACTTACGGTTTAAGACCTCATGAGGTATTAGCAATTGACTATGAAAAATCCTTTCAACCTCCACACTTTCCTATATATATTAATGAGAAAATTACTGGAGGAACCAAAACAGGTTCAAGATTGGTCTACCCACTTCCCTATAAGTGGGTAGAGCATTTTGACATCGTTAAGCCCAAAACAAAATATATAGATGAATCTAGAGAGCTTTTTCAGACAAAAATCCGAACATTTGCTGATCGATTTGGCGAGAGATTAAAAACTAAAGGAATAAACTTTCGAGCTTATGACTTGCGACACCGCTATGCCATTCGGGGACGTGAATTAGGATTAGATAGCCATGAATTAGCAAAATGGATGGGTCATACTTTAGATGAACATACCCAAACTTATCAAAAGTATTGGACTGACAATTCACACTCTATTATTTATAAAGCAGGGCTGCGCCGTATTGAGGAGTTAGAAAGAACCAAAAATGGAGGGCTTTCTATTAGCGAATTAGAAATGGAATTAAAGAAGGCTGAGATTCTTATTGCTCAGTTGGAAGCTGAGTTGTGTCTTAGAAAAAAGCTGGCAGAAAAATAA
- a CDS encoding site-specific integrase, translating to MESQKSQSIAPRRSVQIKNSNGSLQLVFSHPIITPTGELKTKRFYLSTGQYDTPLGRHQASTLAAKIQRDIDYGEFDASLVKYKPAASLTTVTPITSVPPSAAPQFDLGELWEKYTEFKKPQISPSTYAVDYRKYRNHIASLPTKNLDDAIAIRDYLVQNLSANAAKRTLTNINACCDWALNSQLIESNPFQNMAKDIQTPKSESVEYEINPFTREERDIIITAFEESKLYSYYAPLVKFLFFTGCRPSEAIALQWKHISERYITFEQAITISTKGLALKNGLKTQNQRRFPINSQQREILDSIKPENCNPDDFIFRSKKGGIVDFGDFLNHAWKGYKNHRGTHIDGIVTQLVKQGVVSEYRKPYQCRHTFITLCLEADIDAKDVGRWVGNSPEIIYKHYAGNKRNLQVPEI from the coding sequence ATGGAATCTCAAAAATCTCAAAGTATTGCCCCTAGGCGTTCAGTGCAGATCAAGAACTCTAACGGCAGTCTCCAATTAGTTTTTTCCCACCCTATTATTACGCCGACGGGAGAGCTAAAAACCAAGCGTTTCTACCTTTCTACAGGACAATATGATACGCCTTTAGGAAGACATCAGGCATCGACTTTAGCAGCAAAAATCCAGAGGGATATTGATTACGGTGAGTTTGATGCCAGTTTGGTTAAGTACAAACCAGCAGCATCATTAACTACTGTTACCCCAATTACCTCAGTTCCACCTTCAGCTGCCCCTCAATTTGACTTGGGAGAATTATGGGAAAAATATACTGAGTTTAAAAAACCACAAATTAGCCCTTCGACTTACGCTGTTGATTATCGAAAGTACCGCAATCACATCGCTAGTTTACCAACTAAAAATTTGGATGATGCGATCGCAATTCGGGACTATTTGGTACAAAATCTTAGTGCTAATGCAGCTAAACGTACTCTGACAAATATTAATGCTTGCTGTGATTGGGCGCTTAATAGCCAACTGATTGAATCCAACCCCTTCCAAAATATGGCAAAAGATATTCAGACACCGAAGTCAGAATCGGTTGAATATGAAATCAATCCCTTCACTAGAGAAGAACGCGACATTATAATTACAGCTTTTGAGGAAAGTAAGCTCTACAGTTACTACGCTCCTTTAGTAAAATTTTTGTTTTTTACTGGTTGCAGACCATCAGAAGCGATCGCCCTTCAATGGAAGCATATCAGTGAGAGATACATCACATTTGAGCAAGCAATTACAATCAGTACTAAAGGATTAGCCCTCAAAAATGGATTAAAGACTCAAAATCAAAGACGTTTTCCGATTAATAGTCAGCAACGTGAAATTTTAGACTCCATCAAACCAGAAAATTGCAACCCAGATGACTTTATATTTAGAAGCAAAAAAGGTGGCATAGTAGACTTTGGAGATTTTCTCAATCATGCTTGGAAAGGTTACAAAAATCATCGTGGTACCCACATAGATGGAATCGTAACTCAACTTGTAAAACAGGGTGTAGTAAGCGAATATCGCAAACCTTACCAATGCAGACACACTTTTATTACTCTTTGCCTAGAAGCTGATATTGATGCGAAAGACGTAGGAAGGTGGGTGGGAAACTCTCCAGAAATTATTTACAAGCATTACGCAGGTAATAAACGTAACCTACAGGTACCAGAGATATAA
- a CDS encoding pentapeptide repeat-containing protein: MATPIVRRNDSQPSNSNAPTKTNSLPLVTRRLAAWTAEITLVAASGLIPFGLGAYANSRSDLNRVPLNPILVVTERAIAQPLALPVSYGIPNVAWPTNYLWMLALIAPVTLSWWQLYLLAKTGSTLPKRWFGVRVVNDQGKAPGLGAAIAREGVGRLSVPVSIAYILWRYSFAFPNLGLFTFLAVLMVLGESVALSSRQGRRALHDWLAGTEAIDAKGQNRRSALVKTGEPEAQAASENSLAPMSATDTKLPTLWRRMRQNSNLALFAVTLASMSAVLAALIGTQVYIQKQQTQRETSQINSQKFLELVKQLSPNSGTSLEERQSAVLAMGGLNDIQSMQFLADLLVNETNPVLLDSIQQALTTVGIPAIPELKNKNQFLANELQSAAPQERESWQKRLQLNQQTINKILNVYSGKINGLDLTRTTLSQTSTNGSPLFNLVLEKIDLSGLKLKAADLNQASFKGSRFRSMGEDGRWDTFDDAIADLTQVQMKQANLTDANLSRVLLTGSDLSRATLNRANLESARLIGANLSSAQLVGADLRNAVLENASLTGADLGDAKLNEANLYAARLGRVIAIGTQLSFANLTKTDWQGADLSGAYLDRANLSNANLRASRLTGAVLRSAQLENADLRNADLSFADLRGANVAGADFKDTIIAPSKQDPADQFVETPDTGTVSAVVKGVDFSQAKNLDAKQLAYICTQGGIHPRCP; encoded by the coding sequence ATGGCGACCCCAATTGTGAGGAGAAATGATAGTCAACCTAGTAATTCAAATGCACCCACAAAAACTAATTCATTGCCGTTAGTAACTAGACGTTTGGCGGCTTGGACAGCAGAAATTACGCTGGTGGCGGCTAGTGGGTTAATTCCTTTTGGATTGGGAGCTTATGCCAATTCCAGGAGTGATCTCAACCGTGTACCACTGAATCCTATATTAGTCGTGACAGAAAGGGCGATCGCACAACCTTTGGCTTTACCTGTCAGTTACGGTATTCCTAATGTTGCTTGGCCGACTAATTATTTATGGATGTTGGCTTTAATTGCACCTGTAACTTTATCTTGGTGGCAATTATACTTACTAGCAAAAACCGGGAGTACTTTACCAAAACGCTGGTTTGGTGTGCGGGTGGTGAATGACCAAGGTAAAGCCCCAGGTTTAGGCGCAGCGATAGCTAGGGAAGGGGTTGGTCGCTTGTCTGTACCAGTTTCGATTGCTTACATCCTCTGGCGCTATAGTTTTGCCTTTCCGAATTTGGGTCTGTTTACATTTTTGGCAGTATTGATGGTGTTAGGCGAAAGTGTAGCTTTATCCTCCCGCCAAGGTCGTCGCGCTTTACATGATTGGTTAGCAGGTACAGAGGCTATTGATGCTAAAGGTCAAAATAGGCGGAGTGCATTAGTGAAAACTGGTGAACCAGAAGCCCAAGCAGCCAGCGAAAACAGTCTCGCACCAATGTCAGCCACAGACACCAAATTGCCAACATTGTGGCGGCGGATGCGGCAAAACTCCAACCTCGCTTTGTTTGCAGTCACCCTAGCAAGTATGAGTGCGGTACTAGCGGCTTTAATTGGTACTCAAGTCTATATTCAAAAACAGCAAACTCAGCGAGAAACTTCACAAATTAACAGCCAAAAGTTTTTGGAACTTGTCAAACAATTAAGTCCCAACTCTGGCACTAGTTTAGAAGAACGCCAAAGTGCAGTTCTGGCGATGGGTGGTCTAAATGATATCCAATCTATGCAATTTTTGGCTGATTTGTTGGTGAATGAAACCAACCCTGTACTGTTGGATTCGATTCAACAAGCTTTAACAACTGTAGGTATTCCAGCCATCCCAGAATTAAAAAATAAGAATCAGTTTCTTGCTAATGAACTGCAATCAGCCGCACCCCAAGAGCGCGAATCATGGCAAAAGCGGCTACAACTCAACCAGCAAACAATCAATAAGATTTTGAATGTTTATAGTGGCAAAATCAATGGTCTTGACTTGACTCGCACTACTTTAAGCCAAACCAGTACAAATGGCAGTCCTTTGTTTAATTTGGTGTTAGAAAAAATTGATTTGTCAGGACTGAAATTAAAAGCGGCTGATCTCAACCAAGCAAGTTTTAAGGGTAGTCGTTTCCGGAGTATGGGTGAAGATGGTCGCTGGGATACTTTTGATGATGCGATCGCGGATTTAACTCAAGTACAAATGAAACAAGCCAATCTCACCGATGCTAACCTCAGTCGGGTTTTATTGACTGGGAGCGATTTAAGTCGGGCAACTCTCAACCGCGCTAATTTAGAAAGTGCGCGTTTAATTGGGGCTAACCTCAGCAGCGCCCAACTAGTGGGGGCTGATTTGCGGAATGCAGTTTTAGAAAATGCCAGCTTGACTGGAGCAGATTTAGGTGATGCTAAATTAAACGAAGCTAATCTTTATGCGGCTCGGTTAGGTAGAGTAATTGCGATCGGTACACAATTATCATTTGCCAACTTAACCAAAACTGATTGGCAAGGTGCAGATTTATCTGGCGCTTATTTAGATCGTGCCAATCTCAGCAATGCTAATCTTCGTGCTAGTCGTTTAACTGGTGCAGTTTTACGTTCTGCTCAATTAGAAAATGCTGACTTACGTAACGCTGATTTGAGTTTTGCAGATTTACGTGGTGCCAACGTTGCAGGTGCAGATTTTAAAGACACAATTATTGCCCCCAGCAAACAAGATCCCGCAGATCAATTTGTGGAAACACCTGATACTGGTACAGTATCGGCTGTGGTCAAAGGTGTTGATTTTTCTCAAGCGAAAAACTTAGATGCCAAGCAATTAGCTTATATTTGTACCCAAGGTGGCATTCATCCCCGTTGCCCGTAA